From Bacteroidota bacterium, the proteins below share one genomic window:
- a CDS encoding CusA/CzcA family heavy metal efflux RND transporter: protein MLQRIIRFSIENKLIIGLLVLGLVVWGAYSASRLPIDAVPDITNNQVQIITVSPALGAGDIERLITFPIEQATRNIPGIIEQRSFSRFGLSLVTIVFDDATDVYWARQQVNERLQTVRNEIPDGSGNPELAPVTTGLGEIFQYVVRAKPGYEGRYSELDLRTIQDWIIRRQLLGTPGVADVSSFGGKVKQYEVAIDPNRLRSYGVSLETVFEALHANNQNAGGSYIEKGPNALFIRTEGLVQSKTQIAGIPVKRLSDGSSLKIGDLGEVRLGHATRFGALSYNDEGEVAGAVVMMLKGENSSAVIKAVKDRIREIETTLPEGVTIEPFLDRTKMVNNAISTVERNLLEGALIVLFILVIFLGNLRAGLLVASVIPLSLLFAIILMNAFGVSGNLMSLGALDFGLIVDGAVIIVEAVLHRLHHGKHFRGHGMVTRSEMNEEVGTAAGKLMNAAVFGQIIILVVYLPILSLESIEGKMFKPMAQTVAFAILGAFLLSLTYIPMMSSLILSRKIRTKPNLADRILRRLEHWHETAMNRVLKKPISVLLLAILLFGGSISVLASLGGEFIPELEEGDFAVDTRVLTGSSLSTSVAAVQQAAGLLKQRYPEVEKVVTKTGSGEIPTDPMPIEASDMMVILKDKQHWTSAKSFDELAEKMSTTLQEIPGISVGFQFPVQMRFNELMTGGRQDVVCKIFGDNLDSLARYATLLGEEVRQVPGAVDLYVEAVTGLPQLVVRYRREALLSYGLRVDEVNQAVQTAFAGASAGMLFEDDRRFDLVVRLNDNARTDLQDLRELPVLLHDGSPIPLSQLADVNLEVGPNQIQRENARRRITVGFNVRGRDVQSIVEELKERVRTKLYLPSGYSITYGGQFENLIAAKARLAIAVPIALGLILLLLYFAFGSIRQSVLVFSAIPLSAIGGIVALWLRGMPFSISAGIGFIALFGVAVLNGIVLVTEFNLLKKSGVNSIKERIVKGTRIRLRPVLMTAAVASLGFLPMALSKGAGAEVQRPLATVVIGGLVSATLLTLLVLPVLYQFSEEHLENRRLRKALPTVLLLLFCLGATNLTAQQTEPATPIGLKAAIDSALKNNSGIQAQRKNLEAADELSGNAYEFSPTEFGYESGKINSPYEDRRFGVQQRFSSPVYYANKRRYFRYQVSVAEQETNLYALRLRKEVRQVFTDYRMAEATLALLKRTDSLFAKAAALEELRHRSGDNDPLQVLSVRSRREELRGEVLKSERDLTILAARFRELLGTTTNLLPSDAAGWEADLGLPDTDAQAHGTHSLLQLASWRERSAWARWKLEQASMGPDFTLGVVSQSFSGFQRLPEGEVLLGKNDRYQSVQIGIGIPLFYWGARARVKSAKANWAQAGFLQEAEQIRLRRERLERQERLQAAGEQYSIYRDQTLPLISELERKAALRLSSGDIRYFEWLSIVEQCLRTRHAALESYRAYLHAIIDWNELSEQN from the coding sequence ATGCTACAACGCATCATTCGATTCTCCATCGAGAACAAACTCATTATTGGACTCCTGGTCCTCGGTCTCGTCGTATGGGGAGCCTACTCCGCCAGCCGATTACCGATCGACGCGGTTCCCGACATCACCAACAACCAGGTCCAGATCATCACGGTATCGCCCGCGCTTGGAGCCGGTGATATTGAACGACTGATCACGTTTCCGATCGAACAGGCTACCCGTAACATCCCGGGGATCATCGAGCAACGGTCCTTCTCCCGCTTTGGGCTTTCACTGGTTACGATCGTCTTTGATGACGCGACCGACGTCTATTGGGCACGTCAACAGGTGAATGAGCGGCTGCAAACCGTTCGCAATGAAATACCGGATGGCAGCGGCAATCCGGAACTGGCCCCCGTGACCACGGGACTGGGTGAGATCTTTCAATATGTCGTCAGGGCAAAGCCCGGCTATGAGGGCCGGTATTCCGAACTGGACCTGAGGACCATCCAGGATTGGATCATCCGGAGGCAACTACTGGGTACGCCCGGAGTGGCGGATGTTTCCTCCTTTGGCGGAAAAGTGAAACAATACGAAGTGGCGATTGACCCCAACCGACTTCGCTCCTATGGCGTGTCGCTGGAAACCGTATTTGAAGCACTCCACGCCAACAACCAGAACGCAGGAGGCAGCTACATCGAGAAAGGACCGAATGCGCTTTTCATCCGTACGGAAGGCCTCGTCCAATCGAAAACCCAGATCGCGGGGATTCCGGTCAAGCGCCTGTCGGACGGGAGTTCGCTAAAGATCGGAGACCTTGGGGAAGTTCGGCTGGGTCATGCCACCCGGTTCGGCGCGCTTTCCTATAATGATGAAGGTGAAGTTGCCGGCGCGGTCGTCATGATGCTCAAAGGAGAAAACAGCTCAGCCGTCATCAAGGCTGTGAAAGACCGCATCCGCGAAATCGAAACGACCTTGCCGGAGGGCGTCACCATCGAGCCATTTCTCGACCGGACCAAAATGGTCAACAACGCCATTTCCACGGTGGAACGGAACCTCCTCGAAGGCGCGCTCATTGTCCTTTTTATCCTCGTGATCTTCCTGGGCAATCTTCGGGCAGGGCTTCTCGTGGCATCGGTAATACCGCTTTCACTCTTGTTCGCCATCATCCTGATGAATGCCTTCGGTGTCAGTGGAAATTTGATGAGCCTTGGCGCGTTGGACTTCGGATTGATCGTCGATGGAGCCGTGATCATCGTCGAAGCGGTCTTGCACCGTCTGCATCATGGAAAACATTTCCGGGGACATGGAATGGTCACCCGTTCTGAGATGAACGAAGAAGTCGGAACCGCCGCCGGCAAATTGATGAACGCCGCGGTATTCGGGCAGATCATCATCCTCGTAGTTTACCTACCCATCCTTTCGCTTGAAAGTATCGAAGGCAAGATGTTCAAGCCGATGGCACAAACGGTCGCGTTTGCCATTCTTGGGGCATTCCTGCTGTCATTGACCTATATCCCGATGATGAGCTCGCTGATCCTGAGCAGGAAGATCAGGACAAAACCCAATTTGGCGGATCGGATTTTGCGCCGGTTGGAACATTGGCACGAAACCGCAATGAACAGGGTGCTGAAAAAACCCATCAGCGTCCTCCTGCTTGCCATTCTGCTCTTTGGCGGATCGATTTCCGTGCTGGCAAGTCTTGGAGGTGAATTCATACCGGAACTGGAAGAGGGAGATTTTGCCGTTGACACGCGCGTCCTTACCGGAAGTTCCCTGTCCACCTCGGTGGCCGCGGTTCAACAAGCCGCCGGACTCTTGAAGCAGCGATATCCCGAAGTGGAAAAAGTCGTGACCAAAACCGGTAGCGGAGAAATTCCAACCGACCCGATGCCGATCGAGGCATCGGACATGATGGTAATCCTGAAAGACAAGCAACACTGGACAAGCGCAAAATCGTTCGATGAACTGGCAGAGAAGATGAGTACTACCCTGCAAGAGATTCCAGGCATTTCGGTCGGCTTTCAGTTCCCGGTACAGATGCGATTCAACGAACTGATGACCGGTGGAAGGCAGGATGTGGTGTGTAAGATCTTCGGCGACAACCTGGACTCGCTGGCCCGTTACGCAACACTACTTGGAGAAGAAGTACGACAAGTTCCCGGTGCAGTGGACCTGTATGTCGAAGCCGTTACCGGGTTGCCGCAACTGGTTGTCCGGTACCGGCGCGAAGCCTTGCTTTCGTATGGTCTTCGGGTGGATGAAGTGAACCAGGCCGTGCAGACCGCATTTGCGGGTGCCTCGGCCGGGATGTTGTTCGAAGATGACCGCCGGTTCGACCTGGTGGTTCGACTGAACGATAACGCCAGGACCGACCTTCAGGACCTCCGGGAATTACCGGTCCTGTTGCATGACGGAAGTCCGATCCCGCTCTCGCAATTGGCGGATGTCAACCTGGAGGTCGGTCCCAATCAGATCCAGCGGGAGAATGCCCGACGACGCATAACGGTAGGATTCAATGTTCGCGGGCGGGATGTACAAAGCATCGTGGAAGAACTCAAAGAACGTGTGCGAACAAAACTGTATCTTCCTTCCGGCTATTCGATCACTTACGGCGGCCAGTTCGAAAATCTGATCGCCGCCAAGGCCAGACTCGCCATTGCGGTTCCGATAGCACTGGGCCTGATCCTGCTGCTCCTCTACTTCGCCTTCGGATCGATCCGGCAAAGTGTTTTGGTCTTTAGCGCCATCCCCTTATCAGCGATCGGCGGCATTGTCGCCCTCTGGCTACGCGGGATGCCTTTCAGCATTTCGGCCGGGATCGGCTTTATCGCCCTCTTCGGTGTAGCCGTACTGAACGGAATCGTTTTGGTGACCGAGTTCAACCTCCTGAAAAAGTCCGGGGTAAATTCCATTAAAGAGAGAATCGTGAAAGGTACCCGGATCCGTTTGCGTCCTGTGTTGATGACCGCTGCCGTGGCTTCGCTGGGCTTTCTGCCGATGGCGCTCAGTAAGGGTGCCGGGGCCGAGGTGCAACGCCCGCTCGCCACTGTGGTGATCGGCGGACTGGTCAGCGCAACCTTACTGACGCTGCTGGTGCTGCCCGTTCTCTATCAATTCTCCGAAGAGCATCTCGAGAACCGACGTTTGCGCAAAGCACTACCGACGGTTCTGCTGCTCCTGTTCTGCCTGGGCGCAACAAATCTGACGGCTCAGCAGACGGAACCTGCTACACCCATAGGATTAAAGGCTGCCATCGATTCCGCGTTGAAAAATAACAGTGGAATACAAGCCCAGCGGAAGAACCTGGAAGCAGCCGATGAACTGAGTGGCAACGCGTATGAGTTTTCACCAACCGAATTCGGATACGAAAGTGGCAAGATCAATAGTCCTTACGAAGACCGGCGCTTTGGCGTTCAACAGCGGTTTTCTTCGCCGGTCTATTATGCCAATAAACGTCGCTACTTCCGGTACCAGGTATCGGTTGCGGAACAGGAGACCAACCTGTACGCGTTGCGGTTACGCAAAGAGGTCCGTCAGGTTTTCACAGACTATCGAATGGCAGAAGCTACCCTGGCGCTGCTAAAGAGAACCGACAGCCTGTTCGCTAAAGCCGCGGCGCTGGAAGAATTGCGGCACCGCTCCGGTGACAATGATCCCTTGCAGGTGTTGAGTGTTCGATCACGCCGGGAAGAATTGCGCGGTGAAGTCCTGAAATCAGAACGCGACCTTACCATCCTTGCAGCCAGGTTCCGCGAATTATTGGGAACGACTACCAACTTGTTGCCTTCCGATGCTGCCGGGTGGGAAGCTGATCTTGGACTACCTGACACCGACGCCCAAGCACACGGTACACACAGTTTACTCCAATTAGCCTCTTGGCGCGAACGATCGGCCTGGGCCCGCTGGAAGCTCGAGCAGGCAAGCATGGGGCCCGACTTCACGCTGGGGGTCGTGAGCCAGTCCTTCTCGGGCTTTCAACGATTACCCGAAGGAGAGGTCCTGCTGGGAAAGAACGACCGTTATCAATCGGTTCAGATCGGCATAGGTATACCCTTGTTTTACTGGGGCGCACGTGCCCGTGTCAAAAGTGCCAAAGCCAATTGGGCGCAAGCCGGATTCCTGCAGGAAGCAGAACAGATCAGGCTCCGGCGTGAACGACTCGAGCGGCAGGAACGCCTACAGGCTGCCGGCGAGCAATATTCGATCTACCGCGATCAGACACTGCCGTTGATCTCCGAACTAGAGCGCAAAGCGGCGCTGCGGCTCAGCAGTGGCGATATCCGGTATTTTGAATGGCTGAGTATTGTGGAACAATGCCTGCGGACCCGTCACGCTGCATTAGAATCCTATCGCGCCTATCTGCACGCAATCATCGACTGGAACGAGTTATCTGAACAAAACTGA